The Citrifermentans bemidjiense Bem genome window below encodes:
- a CDS encoding energy transducer TonB: protein MDEVLAPLDEAAQPIKPNKQFITGLVVSLALHLFCAVILIGLPGGGEPPRPPVTYVDLNSIPTPRPAAPAIQPAASEPELPEPDPAKAEPIPVPETPPAPPQQVEVQQPTAQPAPPQPAPAEERSATTFGMGLTKGYFKSLSDGDTLRPDVKAYYLEILQGVNNKWWLEQKDQKVRTIVVNISVARNGEIVGSFILQSSGNIVYDRMVQKTLESSGPLPPLPASFQGDVFNAPIRLVPPLNLMAW from the coding sequence ATGGATGAAGTCTTAGCGCCGCTTGACGAAGCGGCCCAGCCGATAAAGCCCAACAAGCAGTTCATCACCGGACTAGTGGTGTCTCTGGCACTGCACCTTTTCTGCGCCGTCATCCTCATCGGCCTTCCCGGCGGGGGCGAACCGCCGCGGCCGCCGGTCACCTACGTCGACCTCAACTCCATTCCCACTCCTCGCCCCGCGGCTCCGGCTATACAGCCTGCCGCTTCCGAACCGGAACTTCCCGAGCCCGATCCCGCCAAGGCCGAGCCGATACCGGTCCCCGAGACCCCGCCCGCACCGCCGCAGCAGGTCGAAGTGCAGCAGCCTACGGCCCAGCCCGCACCGCCGCAACCGGCGCCCGCCGAAGAGAGGTCCGCGACCACCTTCGGGATGGGGCTCACCAAGGGGTACTTCAAGAGCCTGAGCGACGGCGACACCCTCCGCCCCGATGTGAAGGCTTACTACCTGGAAATCTTGCAGGGAGTGAACAACAAGTGGTGGCTGGAGCAGAAGGACCAGAAGGTGAGAACCATTGTAGTTAACATAAGCGTGGCGAGAAACGGCGAAATCGTGGGGAGCTTCATCCTGCAGAGTTCGGGGAACATCGTCTACGACCGGATGGTGCAAAAGACCCTGGAGAGTTCGGGTCCCTTGCCGCCGCTTCCTGCCAGCTTCCAGGGCGACGTCTTCAACGCCCCCATCCGTTTGGTCCCCCCGCTGAACCTGATGGCCTGGTAG
- a CDS encoding NADP-dependent malic enzyme, translating into MTKKMDALEYHATGRKGKIEVISSKPCLTSRDLSLAYTPGVAEPCLAIEQDPELAYQYTAKGNLVAVVSNGTAVLGLGNIGAIAGKPVMEGKGVLFKRFADLDVFDLEVKSENPDDVIKVVQLLEPTFGGINLEDIKAPECFYIEEELKKTMNIPVFHDDQHGTAIICSAALINALSLVGKKIEQARIVINGAGAAGVACANLILSLGARAKNLFMCDTKGVIYKGRAEGMNPYKERLANDTPLRTLEEAMRGADVFIGVSAKGAVTQQMVREMAKDPVIMAMANPHPEITPEEVLSVRSDVIMATGRSDYPNQVNNVLGFPFIFRGALDVRASTINEEMKKAAVLALAELAREDCPDSVCRAYGNESFTFGRNYIIPKPFDPRALLRVAPAVAQAAMDSGVARMPIEEMAKYTEWLEALQGRAKETMRQIINKAKCDPKKIVFPEGDNEKILRAAYALIEEGIAHPILIGNKAKVQEKIAELGMELNATVVDPETSELTEGYAAELYRKRQRKGVTLSEARRIMRRKSRNHFGSMMVHMGDADTLLSGIDSHYPDTIRPALEIIGRQPQLSGVHGMYMMVFKKGIYFLADTTVEIDPTAEELAETALLAAEKVKLLDIVPRIAMLSFANFGSVNHDLTVKVKRAVEIVKQKAPELEIDGEMQADTAVTPELLENYTFSTLTGPANILIFPDLNSGNISYKLLHRLGGAEAIGPLLMGMKKPVHVLQRGDDVSTIVNMAAIAVVDAQNL; encoded by the coding sequence ATGACAAAGAAAATGGACGCTCTCGAATACCATGCAACCGGGCGCAAGGGGAAGATCGAGGTCATCTCCTCCAAGCCGTGTCTTACCTCCCGCGACCTCTCGCTTGCTTACACCCCGGGTGTCGCCGAACCGTGCCTTGCCATCGAGCAGGATCCCGAGCTCGCCTACCAGTACACGGCGAAGGGGAACCTGGTCGCAGTAGTCTCCAACGGCACGGCGGTCCTGGGGCTGGGGAACATCGGGGCCATCGCCGGCAAGCCGGTCATGGAGGGGAAAGGGGTCCTCTTCAAGCGCTTCGCCGACCTGGACGTCTTCGATCTGGAGGTGAAGTCGGAGAACCCGGACGACGTGATCAAGGTGGTGCAGCTGCTGGAGCCCACCTTCGGCGGCATCAACCTCGAGGACATCAAGGCGCCGGAGTGTTTCTACATCGAGGAGGAACTGAAGAAGACCATGAACATCCCGGTCTTCCACGACGACCAGCACGGAACGGCCATCATCTGTTCGGCGGCGCTCATCAACGCGTTGTCACTGGTCGGCAAGAAGATCGAGCAGGCAAGAATCGTGATCAACGGCGCCGGCGCCGCCGGGGTCGCCTGCGCGAACCTCATCCTCTCCCTGGGAGCAAGAGCGAAAAACCTTTTCATGTGCGACACCAAGGGGGTGATCTACAAGGGGAGAGCCGAGGGGATGAACCCTTACAAGGAGCGCCTGGCAAACGACACGCCGCTGCGCACGCTCGAAGAGGCGATGCGCGGGGCCGACGTCTTCATCGGGGTCTCCGCCAAAGGCGCCGTCACCCAGCAGATGGTGCGCGAGATGGCCAAGGACCCGGTGATCATGGCCATGGCCAATCCCCACCCGGAGATCACTCCGGAGGAGGTGCTCTCGGTCCGCTCCGACGTCATCATGGCGACAGGCAGGTCGGACTACCCGAACCAGGTGAACAACGTGCTCGGCTTCCCCTTCATCTTCCGGGGCGCGCTCGACGTCAGGGCCAGCACCATCAACGAGGAGATGAAGAAAGCCGCGGTTTTAGCCCTGGCGGAACTGGCGCGGGAGGATTGCCCCGACTCGGTCTGCCGCGCCTACGGCAACGAGAGCTTCACCTTCGGGAGAAACTACATCATCCCCAAACCGTTCGACCCGCGCGCGCTTTTGCGGGTGGCCCCGGCGGTGGCCCAGGCGGCCATGGATTCGGGGGTCGCCCGCATGCCGATCGAGGAGATGGCCAAGTACACCGAGTGGCTCGAAGCGCTGCAGGGGCGCGCCAAGGAGACCATGCGCCAGATCATCAACAAGGCGAAGTGCGACCCCAAGAAGATCGTCTTCCCGGAAGGGGACAACGAGAAGATCCTGAGGGCGGCCTACGCGCTGATAGAGGAGGGGATCGCCCATCCCATCCTGATCGGGAACAAGGCCAAGGTGCAGGAGAAGATAGCCGAGCTGGGGATGGAGCTTAACGCCACCGTAGTCGATCCCGAGACCTCGGAACTGACTGAAGGGTACGCCGCGGAGCTTTACAGGAAACGCCAGCGCAAGGGGGTGACCCTCTCGGAGGCGCGCCGCATCATGCGCCGCAAGTCCAGGAACCATTTCGGATCCATGATGGTGCACATGGGGGACGCGGATACCCTCCTCTCCGGCATCGACTCGCACTACCCCGACACCATCAGGCCGGCGCTGGAGATCATCGGCAGGCAACCGCAGCTCTCCGGCGTGCACGGCATGTACATGATGGTCTTTAAAAAGGGGATCTATTTCCTCGCCGACACCACGGTGGAGATCGACCCGACAGCCGAGGAGCTGGCCGAAACCGCCCTCCTTGCGGCGGAAAAGGTGAAGCTTCTCGACATCGTTCCCCGTATCGCCATGCTCTCCTTTGCCAACTTCGGGTCGGTGAACCACGACCTCACGGTAAAGGTGAAAAGGGCGGTGGAGATCGTCAAGCAGAAGGCGCCGGAGCTTGAGATCGACGGGGAGATGCAGGCGGACACGGCGGTGACCCCGGAGCTTCTGGAAAACTACACCTTCTCCACCCTCACCGGTCCCGCGAACATACTGATCTTCCCGGACCTCAACTCCGGTAACATCAGCTATAAGCTTTTGCACCGGCTGGGCGGGGCCGAAGCGATCGGGCCGCTTTTGATGGGAATGAAAAAGCCGGTCCATGTGCTGCAAAGAGGGGACGATGTCTCCACCATCGTGAACATGGCGGCGATAGCCGTGGTCGACGCCCAGAACCTGTAG
- a CDS encoding HIT family protein: MDNLWAPWRVEYLTQPPATECIFCAQGNDRELLILRRTRLSRVMLNRYPYSNGHLLISLNRHSADLGELTADELLELMREVALCRDILARSSGAQGFNIGINLGKAAGAGVEDHLHLHVVPRWYGDSNFMTVVADVRVIPEALLATYDRLLPFFQAAVEG; this comes from the coding sequence ATGGACAATCTTTGGGCACCATGGCGGGTAGAATATCTGACTCAGCCGCCGGCGACGGAATGCATCTTCTGTGCGCAAGGTAACGACAGGGAGCTGCTGATTTTGAGGCGCACCCGGCTTTCGCGGGTGATGCTGAACCGCTACCCCTATTCCAACGGACATCTGCTGATCTCGCTTAACCGCCACAGCGCCGACTTGGGCGAACTGACAGCGGACGAACTGCTGGAGCTGATGCGCGAGGTGGCTCTTTGCCGGGACATACTGGCCCGCTCCAGCGGCGCTCAAGGTTTCAACATCGGCATAAACCTCGGCAAGGCCGCCGGCGCAGGCGTCGAGGACCACCTGCACCTGCACGTGGTGCCGCGCTGGTACGGGGACAGCAACTTCATGACTGTGGTAGCGGACGTCAGGGTGATCCCGGAGGCGCTTTTGGCGACTTACGACCGGCTGCTACCGTTTTTCCAGGCGGCAGTGGAGGGGTGA
- a CDS encoding ROK family protein: MESVCIGVDVGGTNLRFALVDQGGAVLSRVSEPTETVTAPAPFVARLQGRVQQLQREALARGVRVAGVGIGVAGLVSGEGAVLSSVNLPALQGVNLGAELSRALGVPVLVLNDANACAVGEQRFGAGKGYRSWLMLTIGTGVGAGLILDGRLWTGANGLAGELGHLTVEPEGRPCGCGNRGCLEQYTFATAISAGNDSAAAVARRAVSGDAAAVARFEGAGRYLGIAVAGVLNLLNLEAVVLGGGVSESFELLAPAMRREICSRTLALPGAAACVVKGALGPDAGVLGAAQAAFDAEKISSRSHLS, encoded by the coding sequence ATGGAAAGTGTCTGTATCGGGGTGGACGTCGGGGGGACTAACCTTCGCTTCGCCCTGGTGGACCAAGGCGGCGCGGTGCTTAGCAGGGTGAGCGAACCGACGGAGACGGTGACGGCTCCCGCGCCGTTTGTAGCCCGGCTGCAGGGGAGGGTGCAACAGCTGCAAAGGGAGGCGCTGGCCCGGGGAGTCAGGGTCGCCGGCGTCGGCATCGGTGTCGCCGGTCTCGTCTCGGGTGAAGGTGCGGTCCTTTCCAGCGTCAACCTCCCGGCGCTGCAGGGGGTAAACCTCGGCGCGGAGCTTTCGCGCGCCCTGGGGGTGCCGGTGCTGGTGCTAAACGACGCCAACGCCTGCGCCGTCGGCGAGCAGCGCTTCGGCGCGGGAAAAGGGTACCGCTCCTGGCTCATGCTCACCATCGGCACGGGGGTGGGGGCGGGGCTGATACTTGACGGCCGGCTCTGGACCGGGGCGAACGGGCTGGCCGGCGAATTGGGGCACCTGACGGTGGAACCGGAGGGGCGCCCGTGCGGCTGCGGCAACCGGGGGTGCCTGGAGCAGTACACCTTTGCCACCGCCATTTCCGCGGGAAACGACAGCGCCGCTGCCGTCGCCCGGCGCGCGGTGAGCGGGGACGCCGCGGCTGTCGCCCGTTTTGAGGGGGCTGGCCGCTACTTGGGCATCGCCGTGGCCGGGGTGCTCAACCTGCTGAACCTGGAAGCGGTAGTGCTGGGAGGAGGGGTGTCAGAGAGTTTCGAGCTACTGGCCCCGGCGATGCGCCGGGAGATATGCTCCCGCACCCTTGCGCTTCCCGGGGCGGCCGCCTGCGTCGTCAAGGGCGCCCTCGGCCCGGACGCCGGTGTCCTGGGTGCTGCCCAAGCCGCCTTCGACGCCGAAAAAATTTCCTCGCGCTCCCACCTTTCCTGA
- a CDS encoding DsbC family protein, with protein MWFTRRILAACLSAAVLLLLAGVSFAAPISPENAFRSAFPQVPFDSMTPTEIKGVYEVVSGPNIFYYYPEKDLILTGEIVGKDLKSRTAERKQALSSQVAAKAMEAVKELPLDKAVKVGDGKKTVIEFTDPDCPYCRKASEYFTKRSDVTRYVFFAPLAHPAAIKKIEYILSAENKAEAYDAMMLGEEIPASAKPASAEVKKLAQEHLALARKVGIQGTPTFFVKGEQVIGADTKKLDELLK; from the coding sequence ATGTGGTTTACTCGGAGAATCCTGGCAGCTTGTTTGTCCGCAGCGGTGCTGCTTCTTCTGGCAGGTGTGTCGTTCGCCGCCCCGATCTCCCCTGAAAACGCCTTTCGCAGCGCGTTCCCCCAGGTCCCCTTCGACAGTATGACCCCCACAGAGATCAAGGGTGTGTACGAGGTCGTTTCCGGGCCCAACATCTTCTACTACTACCCGGAGAAGGATCTCATCCTCACCGGCGAGATCGTGGGGAAGGACCTCAAGAGCCGTACGGCGGAGCGGAAGCAGGCGCTCAGCTCGCAGGTGGCGGCCAAGGCGATGGAAGCGGTCAAGGAGCTGCCGCTCGACAAGGCGGTCAAGGTGGGGGACGGCAAGAAGACGGTCATCGAGTTCACCGACCCCGACTGCCCGTACTGCAGGAAGGCTTCCGAGTACTTCACCAAGAGAAGCGACGTGACCAGGTACGTCTTCTTCGCGCCGCTGGCGCACCCGGCGGCCATCAAGAAGATCGAGTACATCCTTTCCGCCGAGAACAAGGCCGAGGCCTATGACGCCATGATGCTGGGCGAGGAGATTCCGGCCTCCGCCAAGCCGGCGAGCGCCGAGGTGAAGAAGCTGGCCCAGGAGCACCTCGCACTGGCGAGAAAGGTGGGTATCCAGGGGACCCCGACCTTCTTCGTCAAGGGGGAGCAGGTCATCGGCGCCGACACCAAGAAGCTGGATGAGCTTTTGAAATAA
- a CDS encoding endonuclease Q family protein: protein MTFIADLHIHSRFSIATSRDLDLASLWHWGQLKGIRVVGTGDCTHPVWLGELERDLVATESGLFRLRHAPPQHLVPANCRAEVLFMPTAEISCIYRKGGRTRKVHCLVLLPDLQAAHRLNLLLSRIGNLGSDGRPILKLDAKELLQMVLDAAPEALLIPAHAWTPHFSVFGSGSGFDSLAECFEELTPHVHAIETGLSSDPAMNWRISALDGITLISNSDAHSAAKLGREATVFRTDPSYRGIRQGIIEGNGVASTIEFFPEQGKYHADGHRCCGVRLTPAQTIANGYRCPACGAKVTVGVLHRLELLADRPEGARPENAPPFQSLIPLLDLIGGALKVGTGTKKAQALYFHLLELIGNEFHILRDAPVGLIEEAAGATLARGIGKMRLGEVEIDPGYDGRFGIVSISPLA, encoded by the coding sequence CGCCACAAGCCGCGACCTCGACCTGGCCTCCCTCTGGCACTGGGGACAGTTGAAGGGGATCCGCGTGGTCGGTACCGGAGACTGCACCCACCCCGTGTGGCTTGGGGAGTTGGAGCGGGACCTGGTGGCAACCGAGTCCGGTTTGTTCCGGCTGCGCCACGCCCCGCCGCAGCACCTGGTTCCCGCCAACTGCCGCGCCGAGGTCCTCTTCATGCCGACCGCCGAAATCAGCTGCATTTACCGCAAGGGGGGGCGCACCAGGAAGGTGCACTGCCTGGTCCTGCTCCCGGACCTGCAGGCGGCGCACCGGCTCAACCTGCTCCTTTCCCGCATCGGCAACCTGGGCTCCGACGGCCGGCCCATCCTGAAACTCGACGCGAAGGAGCTGTTGCAGATGGTGCTGGACGCGGCTCCCGAGGCGCTGCTGATCCCGGCGCACGCCTGGACCCCGCACTTCTCGGTGTTCGGCTCCGGCTCCGGCTTCGACTCGCTTGCCGAGTGCTTCGAGGAACTCACCCCGCACGTGCACGCCATCGAGACCGGACTTTCCTCCGACCCGGCCATGAACTGGCGCATATCGGCCCTAGACGGCATCACGCTCATCTCCAACTCCGACGCGCACTCCGCGGCCAAGCTCGGGCGGGAGGCGACGGTGTTTCGGACCGACCCCTCCTACCGCGGGATCCGGCAGGGGATAATTGAGGGAAACGGGGTGGCATCGACCATCGAGTTCTTCCCGGAGCAGGGGAAGTACCACGCGGACGGCCACCGCTGTTGCGGGGTCCGCCTCACCCCTGCGCAGACTATTGCAAACGGCTACCGCTGCCCTGCCTGCGGCGCCAAGGTGACGGTCGGGGTGCTGCACAGGCTGGAGCTGCTGGCGGACCGGCCGGAAGGGGCAAGACCGGAAAACGCCCCCCCGTTCCAGTCGCTGATACCGCTTCTGGATCTGATCGGGGGGGCGCTTAAGGTGGGGACGGGGACGAAAAAGGCTCAGGCGCTTTACTTCCACCTGCTGGAGCTGATCGGCAACGAGTTCCACATACTGAGAGATGCGCCGGTGGGGTTGATAGAGGAGGCTGCCGGCGCCACGCTGGCGCGCGGCATCGGCAAGATGCGCCTGGGCGAGGTGGAGATCGATCCCGGTTACGACGGCAGGTTCGGGATCGTCTCCATCTCCCCTTTGGCGTGA